The stretch of DNA aaagactcacgaccctctgagagaaaaaaaattctgatctctgtcttaaagaacgaccccttatttttaaacagtggcccctagttctagattctcccacaagaggaaacatcatttccatttccactttgtcaagacccctcagaatctttaatgtttcaattaagttgcttcttactcttctaaacttcagtagatacaagcctatcctgtccaacctttccgcataagacaacccactcattctagCGATTTGTCtagtaaccttctctgaactgcttccaaagcatttacatccttccttaaataaggagaccaatactgtacagggtactccagatgtggtctaaccaatgcgCTGTATAGCTGAGGCATAgcctccctccttttgtattcaattcccctcgcaataaatgataacattctattagctttcctaattacttgccgtacctgcatgctaaccttttgcgattcatgcaccaggacacccagatcccttctgcatctcagagctctgcaatctctcaccatttagataatatgcttctttttcattctttctgccaaaatggacaattttcatattttcccacattatacttcatttgccagatctttgcccactcacttaacccatctatatccctttgtagcctcctatgttCCCACCTGATGTCCTGAGTACCCCCACCTCCAATTATAGCTGTACAAGTTTAATGGAAAAACTGCTCAGTGGCAAATAAAATTCTTAAGGTGTCAGTCTGGGCTCAATGGTTAACACTCTATTCGTTGGATCAGAAGATTTGAGGAATCTTCCTGTGCACACATTGGTTGTCACATTGCAACAGTGGTTACGCttgaaaaagtaattcattggttgttaaGTACTTCAggcatgtcctgaggtcatgaaaggggctatataaatgcaagatctttcagTACAATCCGATTGTTGTCATTCTGattgaaattgtcacaactgcagtaTCCGCTCCAGGAATAATTTTGCACATTTTTGCAATTGATCTATGTTTTGAAATTGTTTTAGCTTTTTCCCCATTGACAAATGTTTCTGAAACATTCTATTCTGCACAATTGTTAACTATTGTTTCCTGTGCATGTGATGGTGTTAGCAATatgattttaatgaatgatgtagaTTGCATTATAGAACAAGACAGTGAGAAGGTAGCAGATATGCAAGGACCACATTAATCTCAAAATGAATCTGGTTGAgctgaaacaacaacaacttgtatgtaTACAGtgcttttaatataataaaacctccaaaggcacttcacaggagcattataaagcaaaagttTGACATAAGAAGACATTAGGGCAAATGAAGCTGGattaaaggggtaggttttaaggagcatcttaaaggagtaatgagatgtggggaggggggtgagtttTAGGATGGAAATTCAAGAGCTTCGGACCttggcagcagaaggcatggccaccaatgctgcAGCaaataaaatcggggatgctcaagaggtcagatttAGAAGactagatatctcagagggttgtggggctggaggaatttAGCGATAGGAAGGGGcggaaacaaggatgaggatttcaaAATCATGGCGTTTTGTATCCAGGAGCCATTATATGtcggtgagcacaggagtgatgtgtgattgggatttggtgagagttagttaacgggcagcagagttttggatgatctcaagtttatggagggtagaaaatGGTAgtccggccaggagtgcattggaatagtcaagtctagaggtaccaaATGCATGGGTGAAGGTATCAGCAGCAGGTGAATTGAGGCAGGAATGGAGTCTgacaatgttacagaagtggaaatcgGTGATCTCTTGTAATGTTCGTTTCATTGACAGCAGGTCCATTTAGCACAAGGTTGTATTAACTGGTGTTCACTACACTGCCAACAGGAAAGTTTGTGACCtttatagaatcatatagcactgaaggaggccatccagcccatcatgcctgtgccagctctttgaaagagctgtccaattagtgccACTCGCCTGCAATTTACTCGTAGTCCTGTAATTGTTTTCCTTTGAGTGTGCATCCATTTACACTAGTCTTAATGATGTTTTTTCGAAGGCCAACATCAAAACCAATCTCTTGTTGGACAGTCAATCTTAGGGCATCTATAATACGCTGCAGCCAATGATGGGACACAGATAAGTGCCTGCAAATTCTCCACCTGGTAAACTTCTGGTTTCAGTCGTGCTACTTTAGGGAATTGCCCGGTACAACCGCACTGCAAGGAAGAGGGAGTCTCAAAATTGGCTCCATATACAGTTTTATACTATTTTTGTAGGGTCCTTGTAGGGTTCTAATGGCATTTTCTTGCCATCTTTAACTGGAGAGCAACAGCGTTGACCCGGGATCAGCAACCCTCTTCCATCCAAATTCAAATGAATGGAGGTCCAGAGTTACATGGAGCATCAGGTCTACTGAATGGCAGAGATGAAGGGGAGTTTGGTTACAAGTGATAATCAAGACTTATGTGTGCCATTGTCTTGCATAGCGCTCTCAGATTGTGTGAACCTCAGGCCTTTTATAATTGCCAGATAACCGTGTGTCAGGTATTTTGATTTTAATGTTGAGCTTTTGGAGTAGCAATTCATGGAATGACTTGCACATGAAGAAGTAAATGATGGGGTCAAGGCATCCATTGCAAGCGGCCAGGAATTGTGTAATCTCTTTCCCGTGATACAAGATACTTTCAGCTGTGCAGTTGAATATTCCATCCATCTGACTGATGGTGAATGGCACTCTCCAAAAATGATAAGGCACAAAACAAATGAAAAATACAGCCACAACACAGGCTATGTTTTGGCTTGTCTTGCTGTTTCTCTTGATGCAAGTCTTGAACTTTATGTTAGACTTCTGGATTTCCTTTGCAATGAGGATGTAACAAACAAGTAGAACCAATAGCCCAGTGAAGAACATTAATATGCAGATGTAGACCACGGCCTCGTGCCAGACCTTCCCAAGGGAACCCTTAAGTGATGCGCAGTGTTTCACATTTGTTGGGGTGGCCATTTTGTTGGTTAGAATCATGTTTGGAACCCCCAAAGTTAGCATGAACAACCATACGCCTGCAGAGAATATCCTAGCGCACTTAATATGATGGAATTTGGAGTTTCTGAATGGTTTCACGATTTTCAGGCATCTCTCCAGACTGATCAGACTGAGAAACAGTAGGCTGACATACATGTTCAGATAGAAAACGACTGCTGAATAACGGCACACGAACCAGGTCAGTTGCCAGGGCGCAAGGTTCGAGTCACTGAGTATTTTAAATGGAAACGTGAGTGTCATTAACAagtcagcaacagccaagtttttaAGGTAGAAAATGAAACTCTGCCTTTTCCTGATGTTGAAGAATATCCAGATTGCCAGACTGTTTAGCGAACAGCTTATGATGAAAATGATGGAGTAGAGTATCGGGTAAACCACCTCAGTAATCCTGCTGTCCCTTGGACACAACCTACTGTTTGAAATTGTTGCATTCATTTCTTTTTCATGCTAAATCCTGGAGGGGAAAAAGAGCAAGAGTTAGTCATTGTGGCAAACTGGGTTAAAGTAATATTAAGCAGGATCTTCAGGACTTAAATATAAATGTGACCTATACAGCATCGGAAAAGAGAAAATCCAGGCAAACATTTTTGCTTTAGACCTTCTGTTGATTGTGCTGTGGGTATTTATTTACACTtatagttaaaaaaaaaattaaatctttgTTATGGAGCATTCTTAGTAAACATCTGGAGTAAAGAATTTTATGATCAATGCACCTTCCTCAGTCTGTGACCCCCTCCATGCCAGTACCACTACTACCAAATTAGATTGGAGGTGACTTGCTCTTAGTTCTTTCTGTTGCCTGGGAGATATATCAAAGCATCACTCTTGCTCTTTCAGTTTTGGTTTAACGTTTCTACGTTTCAGTTTAAACGTTAATGTTTCGTAACATTAATGACAGAGGCTTATAAGTAATTGAGTGCAGGAGTGTAACAGAAGTGAACTAACAGTCAAAGTGCAATCAGATAGGACCATTCAAATTTCTTGTCCTTTCTATTGGTTAGTTTAACTTTCTACAGTTTAATAGCcacggctcagttggtagcactcttacctgcgtcagaagattgtgggttcgagACCCACTCCAGGAACCTGTGCATAAAATGTTCACTGAGACCTCAGTGCAATACGGAGagtgtgctgcactttcagaggtgctgtctttcggagatgttaaactaaggccccatctcccctctcaaatggatgtaaaagatcccaaggcactattttaaagatgagcagaggagttctccctggtgtcctggtcaatatttattgctcaaccaacatcactaaagcagattatctgatcattatctcattgctgtttgtgcgggCATGCTGTGCGCAAATCGCCTGCCATGCTTCCTATGTTAGAAACAGCATGTTCAACAATTTGTAATAAAAGATTAGAAAAATGAATTTATTTCCTTCTGAGCCAGCAAACCTGGTTATAATTTGAAGGGAGCCTCTGAGTAAGCACAACTGTAGGAAACTCACATATGAAACTGTAATCTAGGATGGGGCCACTGTTATGAGTGGTGATTTGTTTGGGATAGGCTATCTTGAATATGACAGATTTGGGCGAATTGTCCTTGCGCCTATAATACGCTTCTGTCCAAAATTCCGCGACACTTTAAGCTGCATATTTAACTATTTAAATACATTTTTACCCATTTCAAGAAAATAAAGCCTGAGGTTACAAGTACTGGAAAAACTGAGGTGTACAACAAGACAAGTGGCAAGAGTCAATCGGTGAGGGTGTATGAAATgaatatgtcatgcaggcccccacctaccaagcataaggcatattaatttcgccacatggacattaaatttcaaactgttgttgaagtgaagaaaggatttactttaaaaaattgccagatcttggctgaaaaaacatttgcatattaacagacagtgtttggaaggacaaagcagccattccctgatggtcaacccacaatggacccttggctggaaagatatttgcatattaatagacagtgtttggaaaggacaaaggaccataccctgacacattcaacccacagtggacttttgatcaccaaacgttgaaggtgggggagcttgcattccaggttgactgctaagatggccgaatacacaaatagacatggtcaaaccagctagtcacatgactaacctgctgggcaacctgagtttttttgaatttgtacaaacaggttgggcagaaagcagaatgctcctggactgagaagatctctcctggctggctcgccacagcctctcctgtctgcctgctcccatctccttcgcacaagcctctgaatccactgaagacacgtgaaccccaagagagaaaagtctcctacagcgaacaaggtttaagaagaatactgggccccaaagaagagcaagatctgcctacaataaaggactctacagtgagctcaaagatccgtAACACAAAAAAACTCCtcggatattgtctcaaacttctctactttatttcttctgttttctttctgtttctatctgcatgtgtgtatcacgtgtgcgtgCTAGCGTGGGGTGAGTCGTGTATCTCTAGCcgtcaatcgaattagagtttaagtttaataaatttaaacttttcttctttaaacctaagaaaacctgttttagctggtttctttgccttataattggaaagcggtgaacaaggattcaccaagggggagctaaaaatacggtgtgtttataattaaaaccctgttacagtaagaccaggtgaaggctgaaagggagcccaagacctctttctcactgcgTTGTAACTAGTAGAATAAAGCGGCCATGTGCTTAGGTGGTAGAGGGCAGTGAGTGGGAAGATGATGTACAAGATTCTTGTTGCAACTTGTGGAAGAAAATGAGTAAAACTATTAACccacatacatttaaaaaaaaaagcatgtttTGGTTAAGACAAGACGTGCATTGAAGGAGCTGGTTTTAAATCAGAATAATGTAACAGAGGCGCAATCCGGGGAGGAGAAAGGAATTGAGAGGAAACTGAACAGCCCCATGAAGAAAGCTACAAGGTGCTCCAAAAGAGCAAGAGAATCAGAATGGAGATTTGTCAGGATAGGAGGAGACTAAACGGCAATCAGGAGGGGCAATAATTATCAGACACCAGGCCTGGAGAGAGAGGACTGTTTGAGAGGTGAAACAGTGACCTCCAAGATGCAGCGAGAGCAATTTTAACCTAATACGCCGGTGGGAACCTGTGTTAGGTGGGGGCCGGTTTTACAGCCTGACTTCAATCGAGAGTAAAACCAGCATTGTACACAATACCGTCAGTTTGCTGACTGGTGGGTTAGGTTAGAGTTGTGTGACTGAGCCATGAGATTGGATATAAATAGCTTTGTCACACAGTAATGCAGGAAATCGCATGTACCTACAGAAACCTAAATCGAGAATGCCAAAGGGAACACCACATCCTGTCTGCTCGTCAGAGCAAGTAATGTATGCGCAGCTTAGGTTGATGTGCATCATTTCTAAATCCTGGGGGTGTGAGAAAAAGTGCTTAGTTATTAAAAACTATTGGTTAAAGAATGTCCCAGGCAATGAGCCTGGTAGAGCCTTATTGATTTAATTTCTTCTTTGCCAATAAGAATGAATTTGGAAGGTCTCTGCTGCCAATAATTGGCCTCACCTGCAATATTAGGTTGCATTCCTTGCAGTGACTTCCAGTCATTCCACATTGCATTGATCATTGTTGCACAGTTTGGGTAACCATCTTACAGAAGGCATGGCTGTCGGTGTGGACGACAGAAGCTGTTGATGGAAGATTGAGACAGAATATTGATTGAAGAATGGAGTAGTAACCCAGCCGTTTACATTGGCATGCTAACAGGTCATCCTTATCACGGCCAGAGCCAAATTTTGCTGGTGCAAGTTATTTATATTTGGTGCTTCTGGCATATACGTTTAGAGGTTTGGGTGAAATAGTTGTTTCATTGCCTCCAATGGAAAGAGCAATGGGGCCATTTAAACTATAGAGTTATCTCTTATTCTTTTACCAAGACAGGAACTCTAGTTAAAAGAAACACAAGGATACTGCCAATTTCATTATTGTGATGATGCTTGAGTTAATTTCACCAGTGAATTGTAGAATTGTGCCATACCTGCAATACTGAAGGAGGCCATCAAGCCCATcattgcctgtgccagttctttggtaTAGCTATCAAACTAGTTCCACGCCCTTGCTCGTTGCTCATTGCCCTGTGAATATTTTTCTTTCAAATGTTTATCCAGCTCTCTTTtgagagttactattgaatctgcttctatcgCCCCGTCAGGCAGCGCATCCAGATCACTGCTTAAAAAATGTCCTtatgttgcttctggttcttttgccagtcactttaaatctgtgtcctcttgttactgaccgttctgccactggaaacagtttcttcttcttTAACCTATCCAAAccattcctgattttgaacacctctatcaaatctcctcttaaacttctttgttgtaaggagaacaatcccagcttttccagtctctccatgcaactgaagttcctcatccccagtAACGTTCTAGTAAATCCCTTCTGCCCACATCTAAGCTCTTAGCATCCTTTCGAAAGCGTCATGCCCAGAATCTTCCAGCTGAGGTCCatccagtgttttatgaaggttcagcatcaCTTCCTTGGCTCTGCTGTTTGACCTACACTACACAGTGATATTGCCATTGACAGGCTCAGGAGCGAGCAGCAGTCTAAAGCAAAGTGGCCACTTCACACTTTTTCACAGTATTGAAGCTTTTCAGTTTTTGATTTCAGCTCTCTGTGTGAAAGTGGCACCAACGGTTGAGATCAGTTGCAggggaaaaaaaagacttgcatttatatagtgccttttacgacttcagatcccaaaatgctttacgcaAATGAAGTAATTTTGAGTTTGTAATATGAAAGATTCAGCAGCCAGTTTGCAATTTGCACAGCAAAGTctgacaaacagcaatgacataatgaccagataatgggcTAGAATTTGGCTTATCAGTTTTTGGctacggggggcggggggtggggtcgggatTCGTGACCTGCTTCTGCTGGAGCTGGGCAACACATTAATTTGGTACTGTCACCTCATTACCATGGTTGTATCTTGGGGCCGAGCGACTTCCTTGCTGCCAGCCGCCTCTGCGCTGAGCAGGCAGCCAATCAGCATTGAGTTGATTGCACCTGGTGCAACCAGCCTTTAAGGCAGCCttttcctcttaaagggaagctgcactgaataatgTTGCTGGAATTTAAGACATGGAAAATGGAACACTAGGGCAGCGAGAGGGGTCCAAGGTTGTGAATGTGGTGCTGGAGGCAGTAGTGGTGGAGGTGAACAGGAAGAGAGACACCCTGGTTCCATGGGGGGACAGGAGGCTCTCAAGGACCACTCACAGAAGGGATTAGGAAGCAGCTAACCAAGGAGGCCATATCCAAGAGCCTGTttcttgttatgactgaggcgggaggagtgcactgtccttcctagttccacttctccacgggtcacaacatttatttaaatgtttacccagttaccaattggatcaatcatagactctactcattatcccagaataaaatacaccaaccaggtttcttttaataaattagattatcagtttattataaaacaaggcacagccagtaaggaagcaaagcattaacacacagattgaaatatgaaaatttccTTTTACCTtggcccctctctctcacacacaggcataCACAATCCCACCACCACCGGATAACCAgaaaaagagattttctttttagagctctgttatttaaaaaaaaaagaccaaaaaaaaaaatactttggtcaaatacttgctaattcatgaAGACAAAATaaagaagtcagttgtccctttttttggtttggcgtcccaaatatgcttagacagctgtcattgggatctttatCTGGAGTAATTTGTTCAGATGGCGTCAAGGATTTATTCAGCAGGTTTTTCCAGTGTCTCAGGAGAAATGGGGCAACCaaggtttcaggcaggcctttcaggaggaatgcattatcagtttctctatttcttacactctcttctaagagcttctcaaagagatggaaatactggcaggcttttcaaagagatggaacaggctgagctggggttttgtccttcaggttaaTTTTTAAATCAGCGCGTAGTGAGTCACTAGGCATGAGTGGGCTGTAGCCAGGCCAGGAGGAAAGGATAGTTTGTGAGTCAGCTCACTGGAGGATGCTTTTCTCTGAaacaataagaacaaagaacagcacaggaacaggccattcggccctccaagcctgcgccgatcttgatgcctgcctaaactaaaaccttctgcacttccagggaccgtatccctctactcccatcctattcatgtatttgtcaagatgcctcttaaacgtcgctatggtacctgcttccaccacctgccccggcagcatgttccaggcactcaccaccctctgtgtaaaaaaaacttgcctcgcacatcccctctaaactttgcccctcgcaccttaaacctatgtcccctagtaactgactcttccaccctgggaaaaagcttctgactatccactctgtccatgccgctcataactttgtaaacctctatcatgtcacccctccacctccatcgttccagtgaaaacaatccgagtttatccaacctctcctcatagctaatgccctccagaccaggcaacatcctggtaaacctcttctgccatGGAATCTTTTTTTTTAATCCACCTGAGGGCAGACGGAACCTCGGTTTTAATGTCTCAACCGAAGGACGgcaacactgacagtgcagcactccctaagtactgcattgggagtgtcagcctggtttACATGctgaagtctttggagtgggacttagtGACAGAAGTCTATTCAaatgaaagacctgcatttatgtaacacctttcacgacctcaggacgtcccaaaatgtttcacagccgctgaaatacttttgaaatgtaatcactgttgtaacataggaaatgtggcagcgaaTCCGTGCACAAGTTCCCACAAGCAGTAGCGAtattaatgaccagatcatctgtttgatgttggttgagggttaagtattggccaggacatttcgagagaactcccctgctcttcttcagaattgttgggttcttttatgtccacctgacgcAAGCGAGATCTAATTAAAGAATGCTCCAGCATTCTCAATAGAGCCCTATTGATTTAATTTCCTCCTTGCCAGGAAAGTACACTAATTTCACCACAAAAAAAAATGCCCAGCAAAGTATATGAGCTGTTATGATGACTTTTGTAGATTGAGTTTCCTGTATGTTGTAATATTTCCACTTCTTTTTCTAGCGATTTGTGGATGCTTGTGTGCTTTTGTGCATATGTGTGAGTTACACCATGAAAATGTTCAGTAGTTTGACAATCGATTCAAGAAGAAACCTGTCTGCACACAAATTAAATTTCACAGTCGTCATTACTTAACAGAATGCTGATTTCTGTAAATAATTCGGGTGGGAAGTCAGATGTTCATTAGGAATTAGAAGCCCAGTGTGACTGTTGACTTGAGATTAGTTTTACTCTGAAAGAAAGTTATAATCTGAATTTCATGTTCATCTTCGATGTTGAGGCtccctgaaagttttcctttaatGCAAATGAAAACCCAAAGCATTTGACAGTGGTTTCCATAggaacaggagaccattcagccccttgagcctattctgccattcaattagatcatggctgatttgtatcttaattccatctacccaccttggttctgtaacccgtaATTCTTTCAGTGGATGGTTATTGAGGAGGGAATTCGTGCGTTTTTCAAACTAGCATCCCTGCTACAGGGTTATGATTGCCATTTAGCATGTACGTTGTAAGATTATTGCTAGAAGTATTTGTTGGGACATCAGATTTGTTTACTGTAACATGTTCTGTGCACTGAAGATCAAAGACCAATTAGGTTTTAATTTGCGTTTAACTACTTTTAAAGAAAAGTTCTCATTATAAAAGCTGGTGTAACATTTCAAAGCTGTTAAAGGAGTCTGTGTACTGGTCACCAGTACACTCACTGGCACTTTAAACATCTGAGCAGCATGCACAAGAGGAAGTTGGGGGCAATTTGATCACTTAAAGAAAGAAGGTAGGGCATACAGGAAAAAGAACAGCGGAATGGCAAGAACATGAATTGTTCTGACCAACACCTTACACCAAGGCAGGTACGATTGGCTGAATCCTTCTGCTCTGAAGTTTCTGTGGGGCTCATGTTAACTTTTAACACTGGGCAGAAATTGCAAATTGGCAGCTAGTTTTACACTTCAGTCAATTTTCTTCAGGAGACAATAGCGTGTAATGTAAagtacttttaacatagtaaaatgtcccaaagtccttcacaggcacagaatctgacaaAAATCGACAATTGGGAAGGAGACATTAGAACAACTGACTAACTGCTTGGTcgaaagcatagaaacatagaaaataggagcaggagtaggccattcggcccttcgagcctgctccgccattcatgctg from Heterodontus francisci isolate sHetFra1 chromosome 11, sHetFra1.hap1, whole genome shotgun sequence encodes:
- the LOC137375502 gene encoding G-protein coupled receptor 87-like gives rise to the protein MNATISNSRLCPRDSRITEVVYPILYSIIFIISCSLNSLAIWIFFNIRKRQSFIFYLKNLAVADLLMTLTFPFKILSDSNLAPWQLTWFVCRYSAVVFYLNMYVSLLFLSLISLERCLKIVKPFRNSKFHHIKCARIFSAGVWLFMLTLGVPNMILTNKMATPTNVKHCASLKGSLGKVWHEAVVYICILMFFTGLLVLLVCYILIAKEIQKSNIKFKTCIKRNSKTSQNIACVVAVFFICFVPYHFWRVPFTISQMDGIFNCTAESILYHGKEITQFLAACNGCLDPIIYFFMCKSFHELLLQKLNIKIKIPDTRLSGNYKRPEVHTI